Genomic window (Thermithiobacillus plumbiphilus):
GGAGCCGGCCAATGATGACATTTGTTATTACTGATGAATTGGAAAAGCTGCAGGACCGGCTGGAAGATCCCGATGCCCAGGTTCGACGTATTGCGGTCATGGAGCTGGTGGACACCGGTAATGAAGCAGCCGTGCCGATGCTGATTGAAGCATTGCACGATGTAGAGGCCGGAGTGCGAACAGAGGCAGCACGAGGTCTCGAAGAGTTTCAGAATAATGCCATCCTCATGCCCCTTCTAGATGCGCTGGAAGATTGTGATGCCGGTGTGCGTGAAGCTGCGGCCCATACTTTGGAGGAACTGAAGCATCCCGGCCTGGCCGACCTGTTCCTGGAACGCCTGCAACGGCCCGATCCCTTCGTGCGTGCCTCAGTGTTGCGGGCTATACGTTCCTTGCGATTACCTGACAGCTTGGCGCCATCGTTGGCCGCTTTGTCAGACATGAATGCCGACGTACGTCGCGAAGCAGCAGGCGTTCTAGGTTATCTGAAGGATCCGGAAGCTTTGCCTGCGATTGCCCAAGTAGCGAGGAATGATCTCGATCCCGAGGTGCGCCGCATGGCTGTTGGTGCACTGGGCTTCTCGGATAGCGGATTAACAATGCAGGCCCTCGTTGCAGCCATCTCCGATAGCCATTGGCAGGTACGGGAGGAAGCGGCGGCAATGATCGGTAAACTTGCATTGGCCGAAACCGATGACGCCTTGATTTCTGTGATGCTGGATGATTTCTGGCAGGTACGCGCCAAGGCGGCGATCAGCCTCGGCAAAATCAAAAGCAGGCGAGCGGTGCCTGTTCTCTCAGAAGCGTTATTCCATGATGTGAGCAATCTGCGCAAGGAGGCAGCCCTGGCGCTGGGTGAAATAGGAGATCTAAGAGCTGTTCCATTTTTACGAAAGGCACAATTGGACCCGGATCCTGATGTACGCAAGCTAGCCGATTGGGCTCTGGCGAAGATGCCTGCCTGACATTTGGGAGGAAACAATGACTTTTGTCGTAACCGAGAACTGCATTCGCTGCAAATATACAGATTGTGTGGAGGTGTGCCCGGTGGATTGCTTTCATGAAGGGCCTAACTTCCTTGTCATTGACCCAGAAGAATGCATTGATTGCACTCTCTGTGAACCTGAATGTCCGGCCAATGCCATTTTTGCTGAAACAGATCTACCGCCCGACCAGATCCACTTCGTCGAGTTGAACGCGGAACTTGCCAGAAGCTGGCCAGTGATCAGTGAAAGCAGGGAACCGCTGGCGGAAGCAGCTCAGTGGGACGGGATCCAGGATAAAATGGGGCTATTATTGCGCTGAAAGGGGCTCTCAATGAGACGTGTACTGCTCACCACTGTTCTTAGTCTCTCTATCATCGGTTGTAGTCAGAAGGACCAGAAAAACTCCCCTGAGGGACAGTCTGATACGAAGCAAGTCATCACGCTGGGAATTGGCACACAGAACACCACAACCAACACCGTCACGGCTGGTGTCATCATCAGGGAGCTAGGCTTACTGGAAAAGTACCTACCCCGATCCGGCAAATATCAGAATGTAGAATACAGGGTCAACTGGCAGAACTTCACTTCTGGCCCCCCGGTGACCAATGCCATGATGGCCAATAAGCTGCATATTGGCATGATGGGTGATTATCCGCTCATCATAAATGGATACACCTTTCAGTCCAATCCGGACAGCAGAAGTTATCTTATTAGCCTGATTGCATATAACGCTAGTGGTTCTGGAAATGGCGTAGTGGTACATGAAGATTCTCCTTACTATCAATTGGAAGATCTGAAAGGGAAATCGCTCTCAGTTCCCTTTGGATCCGCTGCGCATGGTATGTTGCTCAAAGCCATGCAGGATCGGGGCTGGCCAGAAAGTTATTTCAAGCT
Coding sequences:
- the fdxA gene encoding ferredoxin FdxA, yielding MTFVVTENCIRCKYTDCVEVCPVDCFHEGPNFLVIDPEECIDCTLCEPECPANAIFAETDLPPDQIHFVELNAELARSWPVISESREPLAEAAQWDGIQDKMGLLLR
- a CDS encoding HEAT repeat domain-containing protein produces the protein MMTFVITDELEKLQDRLEDPDAQVRRIAVMELVDTGNEAAVPMLIEALHDVEAGVRTEAARGLEEFQNNAILMPLLDALEDCDAGVREAAAHTLEELKHPGLADLFLERLQRPDPFVRASVLRAIRSLRLPDSLAPSLAALSDMNADVRREAAGVLGYLKDPEALPAIAQVARNDLDPEVRRMAVGALGFSDSGLTMQALVAAISDSHWQVREEAAAMIGKLALAETDDALISVMLDDFWQVRAKAAISLGKIKSRRAVPVLSEALFHDVSNLRKEAALALGEIGDLRAVPFLRKAQLDPDPDVRKLADWALAKMPA